The Streptomyces sp. R28 region TGCTTCATGTGTTCTCGGAACATCCGGAACACGCCGACAAGGTGCGCGCGGAGGTCGAATCCGTCACCGGTGGCCGGCCCGTGGCATTCGAGGACGTCCGCAGGCTCGGGCACACCAACAATGTCGTCGTGGAGGCGATGCGTTTGCGCCCCGCGATCTGGATTCTGACGCGACGGGCGGTGGCCGATACGTCACTGGGTGGCTATCGCATTCCGGCCGGGGCCGACATCGTCTACAGCCCCTACGCCATCCAGCGCGACCCGAAGTCGTACGCGCGCCACCTCGAGTTCGACCCCGATCGCTGGCTTCCGGAGCGCGTGAAGGACGTGCCGAAATTCGCCATGAGTCCGTTCGGCGTCGGCAATCGCAAGTGCCCGAGCGACCACTTCTCCATGGCCATGCTGACGCTGATCACGGCGGCGCTGTCCACCAGGTACCGCTTCGAGCAGGTGTCCGGTTCGAGCGACGCGACCCGGGTGGGCATCACACTCCACCCGCACCACCTGCTGCTGAGGCCGGTGCCGAGGGACTGACGCCAGTCGGGGGCTGCCCCCCAAGGGGCGGCTCAGGCTGCAGGGGGCCCCTGGAACGTCCGTCGGTAGGCGTTCGGGGTCGTCCCCAGCGCCCGTACGAACTGATGGCGCAGTGCGGCCGCCGTGCCGAACCCTGTCCGGCCGGCGATCGCGTCCACCGTCTCGCCCGTCGCCTCCAACAACTCCTGTGCCAACAGCACCCGTTGACGCAGGATCCAGCGATAGGGGGTCGTCCCGGTCTCCTGCTGGAAGCGGCGGGCGAAGGTGCGCGGGGACATGTGCGCCCGCTCGGCGAGCTGCTCGACGGTGACCTCCTCGTCGAGGTGCAGCTCCATCCAGGCCAGCACCTCGCCGACCGTGTCGCAGTGCGAGAGGGGCAGCGGGCGTTCGATGTACTGGGCCTGCCCGCCGTCCCGGTGCGGCGGGACCACCATCCGCCGGGCGATCTTGTTGGCGACCTCGGGGCCCTGCTCCTGCCGCACGATGTGCAGACAGGCGTCGATGCCGGCGGCGGTGCCGGCGCTGGTGATCACGGGCCCGTCGTCTACGTAGAGCACGTCGGGCTCGACGATCGCCTCCGAGTGCCGTCGGGACAGCTCCTCGGCCTGCCGCCAGTGCGCGCTGCACCTCCGCCCGTCGAGCAGCCCGGCCGCGCCCAGCACGAAGACGCCGGAGCACACGCTGAGCACCCGCGCACCCCGGTCGACGGCCCTGACCAGGGAGTCCAGCAGCTCGGGCGGATAGTCCCGGGTGACGTAGTCGCTGCCGGCCGGTACGGCGATCAGGTCGGCGTCGTCCAGCCGCTCCAGGCCGTGCGGCGTGGAGACGGTGAGCCCGCCGACGTGGGTGTCCAGCGTCGGTCCCTCCGCCGAGACGACGGCGAAGTCGTACGTGGGCAGTCCCTCGTCGCTGCGGTCGATGCCGAACACCTCGCAGACGACGCCCAGTTCAAAGGGGTGCACGCCGTCGAGGAGGACGGCGGCCACGTTCTTCAGCATGCTGCCAGTGTGCCTCGTCGGTGGCAGTAAATCGAGGGTCTACGGCAGTCCTGCCACTGTTCGTAAGGAGCGTCCGGCGTGACAGTGGTGTCATGACTACAGCGCAGACAGAAGGACTGATCTCGATGCTCACCGTTCTCGGCATGTTCGTCCTCCTGGTCCTCCCCTCAGTGATCGGGATCGTGCACGACCGGCGTATCGACCGTCAGATCAAGGAGGCGGAGCAACACCGGTCCCGGCAGCGGCGCTTCGCGCGGGCGGCGTAACCTCTCCTGCACCAACAGGGGAGGATCATGAGACACAGACTGTGGGCCGTGGCAGGCGGGGCGGCAGCCCTGACCCTGCTCACGGCCACCGGCGCGCACGCCGAGGGCGAGGGCGACATCCGGGTCACCAAGGCGGTCGTCAACCACGGCAAGAACGTCATCGTCGGCACGACGAAGGCCGTCGAGTACCCGATCGCCATCACCATCAAGGACGACTCGGGGGTGAAGGGGCTCACACGCGTCAGCACCATCAACACGTCCAGTGCCGAAGGGGGCGGCTTCGCCGAGTGGATCGGCACGAAGTGCGTGGAGACGACGTCGACCACGTCGGTGTGCACGGCCACGATGCGGATCACTCCGGCCTGGATCCCCGGCTACAGCGACACCGACAGCAACAGG contains the following coding sequences:
- a CDS encoding GlxA family transcriptional regulator; translation: MLKNVAAVLLDGVHPFELGVVCEVFGIDRSDEGLPTYDFAVVSAEGPTLDTHVGGLTVSTPHGLERLDDADLIAVPAGSDYVTRDYPPELLDSLVRAVDRGARVLSVCSGVFVLGAAGLLDGRRCSAHWRQAEELSRRHSEAIVEPDVLYVDDGPVITSAGTAAGIDACLHIVRQEQGPEVANKIARRMVVPPHRDGGQAQYIERPLPLSHCDTVGEVLAWMELHLDEEVTVEQLAERAHMSPRTFARRFQQETGTTPYRWILRQRVLLAQELLEATGETVDAIAGRTGFGTAAALRHQFVRALGTTPNAYRRTFQGPPAA